Proteins from one Coffea arabica cultivar ET-39 chromosome 8c, Coffea Arabica ET-39 HiFi, whole genome shotgun sequence genomic window:
- the LOC113707123 gene encoding phosphomevalonate kinase, peroxisomal-like: protein MDHVPNRIASAPGKVLMTGGYLILERPNAGIVLSTNARFYAIVKPLYEEIKPESWAWAWTDVKLTSPQMSRETIYKLSLKHLTLQPVSSSASRNPFVEHAVQYAVAAAHAKFGKDKTDALQKILLQGLDITILGCNEFYSYRNQVFHVSCHVSSSRDSLVVFSDHFLLVPLNTMAVSKLVVDLNHIYAPKSNLLVVRVPGFIIIKAYSV, encoded by the exons ATGGACCACGTTCCCAA CAGGATTGCTTCTGCTCCTGGAAAGGTTTTGATGACTGGAGGTTATCTAATTTTGGAGAGGCCTAATGCAGGGATTGTCCTGAGCACAAATGCACGATTTTATGCCATAGTGAAGCCACTTTATGAGGAAATCAAACCTGAGAGTTGGGCTTGG GCATGGACAGATGTAAAATTAACTTCTCCACAGATGTCGAGAGAAACTATATACAAATTGTCCCTCAAACATTTAACTCTTCAGCCTGTGTCTTCAAG TGCCTCAAGAAACCCCTTTGTAGAACATGCGGTCCAATATGCAGTGGCAGCAGCTCATGCAAAATTTGGCAAAGACAAGACAGATGCATTACAAAAGATACTTTTGCAAG GTCTTGATATTACGATTCTAGGATGCAATGAGTTTTATTCATATAGGAATCAGGTATTTCACGTTTCCTGTCATGTATCTTCAAGCCGTGACAGCTTAGTGGTGTTTAGTGATCATTTCCTTCTTGTCCCTCTTAACACAATGGCTGTCTCTAAATTAGTGGTTGACTTGAATCATATCTATGCACCAAAAAGCAATTTGCTAGTTGTTCGAGTGCCAGGTTTCATAATAATAAAAGCTTACTCAGTTTGA